The genomic stretch CGAATCCCTCGACATATTTGCGATATCCTGATGCGTACGGCTAAAGGCACGACCCTGACGAATATTTCCGGTTGGATCAAGGGAGAAGCGTCGTCCTAAACCATTGACATCCTTAACTGATCGATCATCGTCTGCTATTGCTTGCTCAAAGTCCCGAGAGAATGGCCCCGCTTCTCGAAGAGCATCCTGAACTTGCTGAACTTGGAGCAGATCTGAACGCTGTGGCGTCTCCATATTCAGATTCTGCGGTGTGGTATTCTGCCGACTAAGCGTCATATCGGGGGTAGCTTCGATACGAGGTGGATCCAATTGAAACCGATGGTCATCCAGTTCAGGCACTGGCGTGCTGAACCTGCTTAAAAACATGTACTTTTCTGACTTGGGTGATTCAGACATTTTCTGCGACGCTGACCGTCAACCAGAATATACACCAGGCTTACCAACCCAAAACGTGGCAGTCTGGGGTGACAACAAAGGCGTATTTGCGTTGATTGCCTCAACTGTTATCGATGCCTTCCAATAAGGCGAAGGCGGATGTACAAGTCCCAAGGGCAATTGCTCCTCCGTCCATCAGCCAGACCCCTCGCAAGGGCCTGGCATTACCGACGCGCGTCTGTGTGTCAGCTTCGAACTTGCTGGAAGAGACCGGTTATGGGGGTCTGGTGTCGCCCCCGCAGAAGACCCTGAACTTGGGGCCCAGAAGAGGGTGGAGGAAAGAGGACTGATAGTAGTGAATGCCCGCCAACTTGACTGAGTAGTACGAAGAGGAGCGCTGCCGCTCCAGAGTTGCAGTGAAGTGGTGAGTTGTGACAGGATAAACTCTTCAGAAAGAGTCCTTCAGTTCACCGCAAAACTTCCTATCAATGAATTTGATAAACCCAGAGGCTCCGAGGTGATTGCGGGCGTTGAAAGAGGGGGTCTATCTACacaccaacaacaaaaaaacaaaaaaaaagaagaaagggaaaaggagtCCAAAGAAGAGGTTAGAGATCCAAATGTAGGACACTAGGAAAGTTTTAAGATCTGATGTTCTGGTATTTGGTGCAGATAGGCTGATGTGTTCAGAGATGAGTGGCGGGAATCGTCACCAACTCGAACTTGGAGACCAAACTCTGATGTCGCAAATAATATGTTGTTcccaaaaaaaagatatatacgCCCAACAACAATGTGTTAGGCGAAGGGACAGATCACGCGgacaatggagaagaaacaagaaaaaagaggaaaaaaggaaaaagagtaTGAAAACCTGCAGGAGGTAGTTGGTCACCTACAGAGGCGAGTCGAGATGAGTTTTCTCAGAGACGACAGCGAAAAGGGAATTTGTCGTCTTTAAAAGAAAGCTGAAGCGTAtcggagtacggagtaaagaggagggaaaaaaaaaaaaaaggaaaagaggggcGCGGGTAGAAATTTCCGCTTGGGGTTAAAAAAGTCCAGAGCCACCGCACTACCAGAAATCTGTTACTACGTACTCTTACTGGGGCCGCATCGGCCATCCTCCGCCTGGGTTATCTACTAAGTTTTGAAGTGAAGGTCATTCGTAGTATAGTTACGAATAAATCAAAGGTAGCATTTAGTACTCTTTAGTGAAGATGGAACCGTTAAGTAGTATCAAATGTAATTAGAAAATTCAGATATCGTTATCTTCAATTGTTGTAATAGATGTTACGAGcgattttttttaatatcgGAACCATCTTTAGGCAGCACTCATACCCTATGCTGAAGTCTCGCCCCGTATTGAAATGAGAATTTCCAGCGTGTGTCAATTGAAGATTATTTGGTTAGGGTTCGGAATAGGTGTAGATATTATTTGATTAGTGTACAGTTGTCCTGCATGACGTGCAGCTCATAGGATGGATCGTAAGGTGTTGAATATCGGTCACTTCTGATTGGAATCTAGTGTGTTGGTTAGGATACATCAATAATCTAGATCTAGTCCGAAAGGGAATAGTCTTATAGCTTGGCTTTTTTGCCCAACGGGCGGACTAACCGACAGCCTTAACTCCTTCTATTGTCCCGAAATCGGCGAACAAatattttttcttggggCATGCCAAGAAACTGATGAAAGAGTCATACTTTCTCACCGGTGGCAGATATCTTTCAAATTACATACATATCTAAATACCCAGAAAAGAACAGTGCTTCGAATCGGATTGATATGACAGGTTAACCCATCTCTTCATTTTGTTGGATAAATCTTTTACGGTTGATTGCATTGACTCTGCCAAATCGTTCGTCCAGtcaagaaaatagaaagaaagaaagaaagaacagaaacaagTGATAGGGAGAGTaagacacacacacacacgcacacacacacacacacacacacacacacagagagagagagagagagagagagagagagagagagagagagagaaagagactCCCTTCACacctctcttttccccacaaTGGCTTCTTCATTCGTTATCAAAACACCCTGTTCATCTGCCAATATTGGTCCTGGATTTGACGTGATCGGCCTGGCATTGTCGCTCCACCTCGAACTCCATGTCACTATTGATTCCACCAAAGCCTCCCAATCTCCTCTGAATTGTGTCGTCACATATGATGATCAAAGCAACAGCGCGGAAGAGATCAGCCTGGATCCAGAGGTAAACTTGATCACCCGTGTAGCTCTGTATGTACTTCGATGCCATGATCAGAGAGCGTTCCCCGCGGAGACCCATGTCCATATTGTAAATCCTATTCCTCTGGGTCGGGGTCTCGGTTCGTCTGGTACTGCAGTGGTGGCTGGTGTGATGTTGGGCAACGAAGTAGGCCGCCTCGGATTGAGCAAGGAACGGCTACTGGATTATTGCTTGATGATCGGTAAGTTTGGCCTTTGAATTATTATTTAATCCCTTGTAATTGTTTTGCAAGCCGGCCCCTCCATATGAAAAATGGATCTTCTTATTGCCATTAGCTTCTCGACTGATTGACTTACTCCTCAACAGAGCGGCACCCGGACAATGTCGCTGCTTCTCTCTTTGGGGGCTTTGTCGGAACTTACTTGAATGAACTCAAGCCTGAAGATATAGCCCGCATAGAGATTCCACTGAGTGAAGTTTTACCCGCCCCGGCCGGCGGTATCGATACTGGGATACGGCCTCCAGAGCCTCCACTTGGTATCGGCCACTACAGGAAGTTTCAGTGGgccaaagagatcaaggctATTGCAATCATCCCAGATTTTGTGGTGCCAACCGCCAACGCACGAGGTGTCCTGCCGACTGCATATTCAAGAGCCGATGTTGTAAgctctttcttcccattttCCTTATGGTCGAACAATAGACAAGCTCCTAAGAACTAACGTATCCCTGTAGGTCTTCAACTTGCAGCGCGCTGCCTTACTCCCTGCAGCATTGGGCACGTCTCCTCCCGATCCAGACATGATCTATCTAGCCATGCAAGACAAGGTTCATCAGCCATACCGGAAGACCCTTATCCCAGGTCTAACGGAAATACTCCAATCCA from Aspergillus oryzae RIB40 DNA, chromosome 1 encodes the following:
- a CDS encoding homoserine kinase (homoserine kinase) — translated: MASSFVIKTPCSSANIGPGFDVIGLALSLHLELHVTIDSTKASQSPLNCVVTYDDQSNSAEEISLDPEVNLITRVALYVLRCHDQRAFPAETHVHIVNPIPLGRGLGSSGTAVVAGVMLGNEVGRLGLSKERLLDYCLMIERHPDNVAASLFGGFVGTYLNELKPEDIARIEIPLSEVLPAPAGGIDTGIRPPEPPLGIGHYRKFQWAKEIKAIAIIPDFVVPTANARGVLPTAYSRADVVFNLQRAALLPAALGTSPPDPDMIYLAMQDKVHQPYRKTLIPGLTEILQSMNPSTQPGLLGICLSGAGPTILALATDRFTEIAERIIANFASNNITCQWKLLEPAQDGATVHY